One segment of Calliopsis andreniformis isolate RMS-2024a chromosome 1, iyCalAndr_principal, whole genome shotgun sequence DNA contains the following:
- the LOC143180077 gene encoding uncharacterized protein LOC143180077 — protein sequence MKILFYLYLRFLLFNNSSSNDIVTTHFFTRSAPLRQMAVLSPVIYALQATCRTPKKYVPVEFVKMSSIAICGRHKLGVSRGHSARSHRLLTKWALNELPEGNPGAKKSYTAETPPPINQLS from the exons ATGAAAATATTGTTTTATCTCTACTTACGTTTTCTTCTCTTCAACAACAGTAGCAGTAATGATATAGTGACAACACACTTTTTTACCCGTTCGGCACCTCTGCGTCAAATGGCCGTGCTCTCGCCAGTAATCTATGCCTTGCAGG CGACGTGCCGTACGCCCAAAAAG TATGTTCCAGTAGAGTTTGTCAAGATGTCCTCAATAGCAATCTGCGGGCGTCATAAATTAGGGGTTTCCAGAGGGCACTCAGCACGGTCCCATCGTCTTTTGACTAAGTGGGCCTTGAACGAGTTGCCTGAAGGAAATCCCGGGGCGAAGAAAAGTTACACGGCAGAGACACCCCCACCGATAAACCAGCTGTCCTGA